In the genome of Solibacillus silvestris, one region contains:
- a CDS encoding enoyl-CoA hydratase — translation MNLETMTIEKLDYGVHVVTINNPPANTLNAGIQQDLVQLIEEVEKNPAIRAIVFKSANPKIFIAGADLGTMGSSDENVDFAESSKHVQGIFNRLEALRVPTIAAINGHALGGGCEFVLACDFRIMGGGTIGLTEASLGLLPGAGGTQRMTRLVGGAKARELMYLSKRLKTEEAAAIGLITEAAAPEEVEEKAIAFATSLAQSAIGAIGLIKKSILAAEELPLEQGLLVEREAFAKTFTTGEVNEGIRAFFEKRPPNFLKPVTNQ, via the coding sequence ATGAACCTTGAAACAATGACGATAGAGAAGCTTGACTACGGTGTACATGTTGTAACAATTAATAATCCGCCTGCCAATACATTAAATGCAGGAATTCAGCAGGACTTAGTGCAACTAATTGAGGAAGTCGAAAAAAATCCGGCAATCCGGGCCATTGTGTTCAAATCGGCCAACCCGAAAATCTTTATTGCAGGTGCAGACCTGGGTACAATGGGCAGCTCTGATGAAAACGTGGATTTTGCTGAAAGTTCAAAACATGTGCAGGGTATTTTCAACCGGTTGGAAGCATTGCGGGTACCAACTATTGCAGCAATTAATGGTCATGCATTAGGCGGTGGCTGTGAATTCGTGCTTGCATGCGACTTCCGTATAATGGGTGGCGGCACAATCGGATTAACGGAAGCATCATTGGGATTATTGCCTGGTGCTGGCGGTACACAGCGTATGACGAGATTAGTAGGCGGAGCAAAAGCGCGCGAATTAATGTATTTAAGCAAACGTTTAAAAACAGAGGAAGCAGCAGCAATCGGCTTAATTACAGAAGCGGCAGCTCCGGAAGAAGTGGAAGAAAAAGCAATCGCATTTGCAACATCGCTTGCTCAAAGTGCCATTGGAGCAATCGGCCTCATTAAAAAGAGTATTTTAGCGGCGGAAGAATTGCCGTTAGAACAAGGGTTATTAGTAGAACGGGAAGCCTTCGCGAAAACATTTACTACAGGGGAAGTAAATGAAGGCATCCGCGCGTTCTTTGAAAAGCGCCCTCCAAATTTTTTGAAGCCAGTCACAAATCAATAA
- a CDS encoding alpha/beta hydrolase codes for MWEQQLIETKRGIFEVFSKGEGNPVCVTHLYSEFNENGNRFAEMFVPYYKVHLVNLRGCGKSTDDVSVFNYGMHDSVEDLEAIRLALGFDIWGFAGHSTGGMLALNYAILHPESVEFLVAGGLCASAEYMHHPASIYCKENPNNKRILEILAMLRDPSSTVEQRRAGSKEWALMSLYKEQNYDNMISRPNSGKTVSKRLDYFSYKELPNFDLRPQLPAVKTRAYIYGGLYDAQCPYEFAVEAADLLANATLTTFAESNHHPVIEEEKKFSEFVRNLSQLQSIR; via the coding sequence ATGTGGGAACAGCAGCTAATTGAAACGAAGCGTGGAATTTTCGAAGTTTTTTCAAAAGGCGAAGGGAATCCGGTCTGTGTAACGCATTTATACAGTGAATTTAACGAAAACGGGAATCGCTTTGCGGAAATGTTTGTCCCGTATTATAAAGTGCATTTAGTGAACTTACGTGGCTGTGGAAAATCAACGGATGATGTGTCTGTTTTTAATTATGGCATGCACGATAGCGTAGAGGATCTGGAGGCAATACGTTTAGCATTAGGTTTTGATATATGGGGATTTGCCGGACATTCAACAGGCGGGATGCTGGCATTAAACTATGCTATTTTGCATCCTGAAAGTGTAGAATTTCTCGTAGCTGGCGGTCTTTGTGCTTCTGCAGAATATATGCATCATCCCGCAAGTATTTACTGCAAGGAAAATCCGAACAATAAAAGAATTCTTGAGATTTTAGCGATGCTTCGAGATCCATCTTCAACGGTCGAACAAAGAAGAGCGGGTTCTAAAGAATGGGCGCTTATGTCGCTATACAAAGAACAAAACTATGACAATATGATAAGTCGTCCGAACAGCGGAAAAACAGTTTCGAAAAGACTGGATTATTTTTCATATAAAGAGCTGCCCAACTTCGATTTGCGACCACAATTACCTGCTGTGAAAACAAGAGCTTATATATACGGCGGTTTATACGATGCGCAATGTCCATATGAATTTGCAGTGGAAGCAGCGGATTTACTGGCGAATGCGACATTGACGACATTTGCAGAGAGTAACCACCACCCGGTTATTGAAGAAGAAAAAAAGTTCTCGGAATTTGTGCGCAACCTATCTCAACTGCAATCCATCCGATAG
- a CDS encoding carnitine dehydratase has product MLLKGLKVLDFSTLLPGPFATMMLADLGAEVVHVTKPVEEGKQWGPNDYLQRSKKSLAVDLKSPEVVKSLKELLKEQKYDIVVEQFRPGVMARLGLDYETLKAINPGLIYCSITGYGQTGLYRERGGHDINYISLSGVQGYSGTKENGPANIGFQVADLAGGSIHAVIGILSAVIYRDKTGVGQHLDISMTDCALTLNALFAHDYLAEGKPLPREELILNGGSLYGYYETLDGRYLSVGSLEPKFRQQLCQAIGHPDLLPLAMSNKPEDIAKMKEQLQSIFLQKTLDEWHSIFFEVDACVEPVLTFEETVAHPLFKDRDMFVEIAKPDGTTQKQIACPIKSNLFKASYGTVGVHAGTHNNEILGSLLKK; this is encoded by the coding sequence ATGCTGTTAAAAGGATTAAAAGTGCTGGATTTCTCCACATTATTGCCAGGCCCGTTTGCAACGATGATGCTGGCGGATCTTGGAGCGGAAGTTGTACATGTTACCAAACCGGTAGAAGAAGGGAAGCAATGGGGGCCGAATGATTATTTGCAGCGTTCTAAAAAGTCGCTGGCGGTCGATTTGAAGTCTCCGGAAGTAGTCAAATCACTAAAGGAGCTTTTAAAGGAGCAGAAATATGATATTGTAGTTGAGCAGTTCCGGCCTGGCGTGATGGCGCGCCTTGGTCTCGATTATGAAACGCTTAAAGCCATCAATCCTGGCTTAATTTACTGTTCCATTACAGGCTATGGTCAAACAGGTCTATATCGTGAGCGTGGCGGGCATGATATTAATTATATATCCTTGTCGGGAGTGCAAGGCTACTCCGGCACGAAAGAAAATGGCCCGGCAAATATAGGTTTTCAAGTGGCCGACTTGGCAGGTGGATCAATACATGCAGTGATCGGTATTTTATCGGCTGTCATTTATCGGGATAAAACGGGGGTAGGGCAGCATCTTGATATTAGTATGACGGACTGCGCATTAACGCTAAATGCCTTGTTTGCCCATGATTATTTAGCAGAAGGAAAGCCGCTGCCACGTGAAGAGCTGATCCTAAACGGCGGCTCGTTATATGGTTATTATGAAACGCTGGATGGTCGGTACCTTTCTGTCGGCAGTCTTGAACCGAAATTCAGACAGCAGTTATGTCAGGCAATCGGTCATCCGGATTTACTTCCATTAGCGATGAGTAATAAACCGGAAGATATTGCAAAGATGAAAGAACAGCTGCAAAGTATTTTCCTGCAAAAGACGCTTGATGAATGGCACTCTATTTTCTTCGAAGTGGATGCTTGTGTTGAACCGGTATTGACCTTTGAAGAAACGGTTGCACACCCGCTTTTCAAGGACCGGGATATGTTTGTGGAAATAGCAAAGCCGGATGGAACAACCCAAAAACAAATTGCATGTCCGATTAAGTCCAATCTCTTCAAAGCTTCGTATGGGACAGTCGGAGTACATGCAGGAACACATAACAATGAAATTTTAGGAAGCCTGTTAAAGAAGTAG
- a CDS encoding 3-hydroxy-2-methylbutyryl-CoA dehydrogenase produces the protein MNFDQKAIIVTGGGSGLGEATARKIASAGGYPIILDLNEEKGQAVADELNGLFFKTNVVKEEDVQAAINGAVEKFGSIQGVVNCAGLGTSTRVVGRKGVFPLDEFNYIIQVNLVGTFNVIRLAAAAMMTNEPNEHGERGVIVNTASVAAFDGQIGQAAYSASKSGIVGMTLPIARDLASYGIRVMTIAPGIFDTPLMNSAPQAVKEALGKQIPFPSRLGEADEYAHLVTAIFENPMLNGETIRLDGAIRMAPR, from the coding sequence ATGAATTTTGACCAAAAGGCAATTATCGTGACTGGTGGAGGATCGGGTTTAGGTGAAGCAACTGCACGAAAGATTGCATCTGCTGGAGGCTATCCTATCATATTGGACTTAAACGAAGAAAAGGGGCAAGCGGTAGCCGATGAATTGAATGGTTTATTTTTTAAAACGAATGTTGTGAAGGAAGAAGACGTACAGGCAGCAATTAACGGTGCAGTAGAAAAATTCGGTTCGATCCAAGGTGTTGTGAATTGTGCAGGTCTTGGTACTTCAACTCGTGTAGTGGGCAGAAAAGGTGTATTCCCATTAGATGAATTTAATTATATTATCCAAGTTAATTTAGTTGGGACATTTAATGTCATCCGTTTAGCTGCAGCTGCCATGATGACAAATGAACCGAATGAACACGGGGAACGCGGGGTTATTGTGAATACAGCTTCTGTCGCGGCGTTCGATGGACAAATCGGTCAGGCTGCCTATTCTGCATCCAAAAGTGGAATTGTAGGAATGACATTGCCAATCGCAAGGGACTTGGCTAGCTATGGCATCCGCGTTATGACAATTGCACCGGGAATTTTCGATACACCTTTAATGAACAGTGCGCCTCAAGCAGTTAAGGAAGCGTTAGGAAAACAAATTCCATTCCCGTCCCGTTTAGGGGAAGCGGATGAATATGCCCATTTAGTAACGGCCATTTTTGAAAATCCAATGTTAAATGGTGAAACGATTCGACTCGATGGAGCGATTCGCATGGCCCCAAGATAA
- a CDS encoding OxaA precursor, with amino-acid sequence MKNLKLSVFLLTVPLLLAGCESVENKEGFFYSTFVRPMDWTLNTFGELFNGSYGLAIIAIILIIRLVLMPFMLKTYRSQATMKVKMDFVRPQMEDIQTRLKAAKTPEERMTVQQEMMSLYKEHNINPLNMGCLPALIQMPIIMGLYYAILYSAEIKTHSFLWFDLGSTDIWMTAIAGVVYFVQAKVSLQTVPEAQKNQMKLMIYVSPIMIVIISLSSMAALPLYWAVGGLFLIVQTYIGRKFFSSIPETKGNE; translated from the coding sequence ATGAAAAACTTAAAACTTAGTGTTTTCCTTCTAACCGTTCCACTTTTACTGGCAGGTTGTGAGAGTGTTGAGAACAAAGAAGGCTTCTTCTATTCAACATTTGTACGTCCGATGGATTGGACACTAAACACATTTGGTGAATTATTTAACGGCAGCTATGGTTTGGCTATTATTGCTATTATTTTAATTATTCGTCTCGTACTAATGCCGTTTATGCTTAAAACTTACCGCAGTCAAGCTACAATGAAAGTGAAAATGGATTTTGTCCGCCCGCAAATGGAGGATATCCAGACACGTTTAAAAGCAGCAAAAACTCCGGAAGAAAGAATGACAGTTCAGCAGGAAATGATGTCGCTCTACAAAGAACATAATATTAATCCGTTAAATATGGGCTGCCTGCCAGCGCTTATACAAATGCCGATTATTATGGGCTTATACTATGCGATTTTATATTCAGCTGAAATTAAAACACATTCATTCCTATGGTTTGACCTTGGCTCTACGGATATTTGGATGACTGCAATCGCAGGTGTCGTATATTTTGTACAAGCGAAAGTCTCGCTTCAAACCGTACCAGAAGCTCAGAAGAATCAAATGAAACTGATGATTTACGTATCGCCGATTATGATTGTCATTATTTCATTGTCTTCGATGGCTGCACTCCCACTGTACTGGGCAGTCGGAGGGTTATTCTTAATTGTCCAAACTTATATTGGACGCAAATTTTTCTCAAGCATCCCTGAAACTAAGGGAAATGAATAA
- a CDS encoding arginine--tRNA ligase (catalyzes a two-step reaction, first charging an arginine molecule by linking its carboxyl group to the alpha-phosphate of ATP, followed by transfer of the aminoacyl-adenylate to its tRNA; class-I aminoacyl-tRNA synthetase) — translation MYKKIASIIQDALPHKLITNTEIEQLLERPKYQHLGDIAFPCFTLAKSFKKAPDIIAIEIGNNIKSDFIQEVHVVGGYINLFLNKLQVTRDVMAKIMIAHELYGQQEIQQKNIVIDFSSPNIAKPFSMGHLRSTVIGNALANIAEKNGYNVIRVNHLGDWGTQFGKLLVAFQLWGEKERVQQSPIEELLKLYVKFHDEAETNKSLNEEARSAFKALEDNDPQAMALWTWFKSASLQEFKQIYEQLHIQFDTYEGEAFYNEKMQSVVDELKKKQLLTESDGANVVELEDMPPCLITKQDGATLYATRDLAAAFYRQAQYEPSQVFYVVGNEQTLHFKQVFQVISKMGYPWSGNLKHVPFGMMLKDGKKMSTRKGRVILLKDVLKEAVETASRNIEEKNPTLNNKQNVADQVGIGAVIFNDLKNFRLNDIEFSLPQMLNFEGETGPYVQYTHARIHSILEKAKYTSSNEVTVMELENSAWEVIKLLQQYPQVITDSFEQVDPSLIAKYVLQLARIFNKYYANTKILVEDEQLESRLQLCFAVATVLKDGLKLLGIKSPESM, via the coding sequence ATGTATAAAAAAATTGCATCAATTATTCAAGATGCTTTGCCGCACAAATTAATAACAAATACCGAAATTGAACAACTATTAGAAAGGCCAAAGTATCAGCATTTAGGGGATATAGCTTTCCCATGCTTTACGCTTGCCAAATCATTTAAGAAAGCCCCAGATATTATCGCTATAGAAATAGGCAACAATATTAAAAGTGATTTTATTCAGGAAGTTCATGTTGTTGGAGGCTATATAAATTTATTTTTAAATAAGTTACAGGTGACAAGAGACGTCATGGCCAAAATTATGATCGCTCATGAATTATATGGACAACAAGAAATACAGCAGAAGAATATCGTGATTGATTTTTCATCACCGAATATTGCAAAGCCATTCTCAATGGGGCATCTTCGTTCTACGGTCATTGGAAATGCTCTTGCAAATATTGCAGAAAAGAACGGATACAATGTCATTCGGGTAAATCATCTTGGCGACTGGGGTACCCAATTCGGTAAACTGCTTGTGGCATTCCAATTGTGGGGAGAAAAAGAACGTGTTCAACAATCACCTATTGAAGAACTTTTGAAGCTATACGTGAAGTTCCATGATGAGGCAGAAACAAATAAATCCTTAAATGAGGAAGCAAGATCGGCATTTAAAGCGCTCGAAGATAATGATCCGCAGGCAATGGCATTATGGACCTGGTTTAAAAGTGCCTCACTACAAGAATTTAAGCAAATTTACGAGCAGCTTCATATTCAGTTTGATACGTATGAAGGGGAAGCTTTTTATAATGAAAAAATGCAGTCTGTTGTTGATGAATTAAAAAAGAAGCAATTACTCACAGAGTCGGATGGTGCGAATGTTGTTGAGCTTGAAGATATGCCACCTTGTTTAATAACAAAACAGGATGGTGCAACATTATATGCTACCCGTGATTTAGCCGCAGCTTTTTATAGACAGGCGCAATATGAACCATCCCAAGTTTTCTATGTGGTAGGGAATGAGCAAACACTGCATTTCAAACAAGTATTTCAAGTTATCTCAAAAATGGGCTATCCATGGTCGGGAAATCTGAAACATGTACCATTTGGAATGATGTTGAAAGATGGGAAAAAGATGTCCACACGTAAAGGCAGAGTCATTTTATTGAAGGATGTATTAAAAGAAGCAGTGGAAACAGCGTCGAGAAATATAGAGGAAAAAAATCCGACGTTAAATAATAAACAGAATGTTGCTGACCAAGTAGGGATTGGCGCGGTAATATTTAATGATTTAAAGAACTTCCGCTTAAACGATATTGAATTTTCATTACCTCAAATGTTGAATTTTGAAGGTGAAACAGGTCCTTATGTACAATACACGCACGCCCGGATCCATTCCATTTTAGAAAAAGCAAAGTATACATCAAGTAATGAAGTAACGGTGATGGAATTAGAGAATTCAGCTTGGGAGGTTATTAAGCTGCTGCAACAATATCCTCAAGTAATTACAGATAGTTTCGAACAAGTAGATCCTTCCTTAATTGCGAAATATGTATTGCAATTAGCGCGGATATTCAATAAATATTATGCAAATACAAAGATTTTAGTGGAAGATGAACAGCTAGAAAGTCGTTTACAGTTATGTTTTGCAGTAGCAACCGTTTTAAAGGATGGTTTGAAGTTACTGGGAATAAAATCACCGGAAAGTATGTAA
- a CDS encoding acyl-CoA synthetase, with amino-acid sequence MNIVELLTSTTSRLPDQPVIHFKRALLTYKELQDKVYNIAAGLKDQGVTKGANVALMMTNRPEYIITYFAILANGGTVVPINPTFKEQEVTYIVNDSEVELLIIEDTAKPVIENAMDQFKTVKTIINYGDHVDERYLSWHQLDTSASISEIVPLHESDVAQIIYTSGTTGNPKGAMITHGNLNWMAITAAVYNQLVPSDRVLCVLPLFHAYAKLQGFLAPIAHGCAIYLEERFHPVETLKAIAEHEITIFLGVPTMYAFFAQVPHLVEQLDFSKLRTAGSGGASLPSELLHKTNESFGVSISEGYGLTESTVMLMTTHRSLPKKVNSVGMPLPGIDLRLVDPEGNEVANHEVGEILFRGPNMMKGYYKKPDETANTIRDGWLYTGDLAYRDEEGYHFIVDRKKDIIIRGGFNIYPREIEELLYQHPAVVECSVIGRPDPVFGEKTVAYVVSKDTELIEDDVRDYCKAKLAEYKVPDYIIFIEEIPKSGTGKILKTALKDLDKNALPK; translated from the coding sequence ATGAATATTGTTGAATTGCTTACTTCAACAACTTCCCGTTTGCCAGATCAACCTGTCATCCACTTCAAAAGAGCTCTACTTACTTATAAAGAATTACAAGATAAAGTTTACAATATCGCTGCAGGATTGAAAGATCAGGGTGTCACAAAAGGTGCGAATGTGGCATTAATGATGACAAATCGTCCGGAATATATTATTACGTATTTTGCTATTTTAGCAAATGGAGGTACGGTCGTTCCGATCAACCCTACATTTAAAGAGCAGGAAGTAACATATATCGTAAACGATTCGGAAGTTGAATTGTTGATTATTGAAGATACGGCGAAACCGGTTATCGAAAACGCAATGGATCAATTCAAAACAGTCAAAACAATTATTAATTACGGTGATCATGTAGATGAACGATATTTATCATGGCATCAGCTAGATACATCTGCCTCTATTTCAGAAATTGTCCCCCTTCATGAATCTGACGTCGCACAAATCATCTATACTTCCGGTACAACCGGTAATCCGAAAGGCGCCATGATAACACACGGTAATTTAAACTGGATGGCGATTACAGCAGCCGTATACAACCAGTTAGTTCCAAGTGATCGTGTCCTATGTGTATTACCATTGTTCCATGCTTATGCAAAACTTCAAGGCTTCCTGGCACCGATAGCTCATGGATGTGCAATCTATTTGGAAGAACGTTTCCACCCGGTTGAAACATTAAAAGCGATTGCCGAACATGAAATTACAATATTTTTAGGTGTGCCGACAATGTATGCCTTTTTTGCCCAGGTTCCTCATTTAGTAGAGCAACTGGACTTCTCAAAATTACGGACAGCTGGTTCAGGTGGGGCAAGTTTACCATCGGAGCTATTGCATAAGACGAATGAATCGTTCGGTGTCAGTATTTCTGAAGGATATGGTTTAACCGAAAGTACGGTCATGCTGATGACAACACACCGAAGCTTACCGAAAAAAGTCAATTCAGTCGGGATGCCATTACCGGGAATCGATTTGAGACTGGTAGATCCGGAAGGCAATGAAGTAGCCAATCATGAAGTAGGCGAAATCTTATTTAGAGGGCCGAATATGATGAAGGGGTACTACAAGAAGCCGGACGAGACCGCAAATACGATCAGGGACGGCTGGTTGTATACAGGAGACTTGGCGTACCGTGATGAAGAAGGCTATCACTTTATCGTTGACCGTAAAAAGGACATCATTATTCGTGGCGGGTTTAATATTTACCCTCGTGAAATAGAGGAGCTGCTTTATCAGCACCCGGCTGTCGTAGAATGCTCTGTAATCGGCAGACCGGACCCGGTATTCGGTGAAAAAACGGTAGCGTATGTCGTATCGAAAGACACCGAGCTAATAGAAGATGATGTTCGTGACTACTGCAAAGCGAAACTTGCCGAATACAAAGTGCCGGATTATATAATTTTCATTGAAGAAATTCCAAAGTCCGGAACAGGTAAAATTCTGAAGACCGCTTTGAAAGACTTAGACAAAAACGCACTGCCTAAATAA
- a CDS encoding tetrapyrrole methyltransferase, producing MLSFSVTKGAFKYLELPLLEQLTRLLEDAYDILEQPDALFDNLDHLFEQLTTILENKFFIRRF from the coding sequence ATGCTAAGTTTTTCAGTTACTAAGGGGGCTTTCAAATATCTGGAATTACCTTTATTGGAACAGTTGACACGTTTATTAGAAGATGCTTATGACATATTAGAACAACCGGACGCTTTATTCGACAATCTTGACCACTTATTTGAACAACTGACAACTATATTAGAAAATAAGTTTTTTATTAGAAGATTTTAA